The window aCAATAATCTCTGACTCTGAGTACCCTCtcttaaaaaagtaaaataaaaaacactgagtacatattattaaaatcaaaatattgttgaatatatttcacttgaaaatttattttttaaataatgaaatAGATAACGTTGCATGATTTTATTCCGGCATTCctgtatattataaatttgcCTATAATTTTCAGCTGTATGTGAGAAATCAGCAGAGCAGGTGGCCGATCGGCCGTCCATTTTGTGGCATAATTGTACCATTCGACGTTTTCAAATATCTAACCTAATTTCTTTGACAAAACGTATCTGACCCACTGAGCTTTTCAATCTAACTAAATCTAATACGAGTACCATTAAAATTTGCCTcttgtataatattaatttacgCATCATTTTTATAATCACCTTACTGTCGTGTTTGGCacttatttttgtgtgtttgTAGTTGTCCATGTTACGTGGTTTTTAACTTTCTGAAACAGATGATTCTTTTCAAAAGTTAAAAAGATGTTGACtatcgtaatttattaattagtcgccttttttaatatatatttttaattcttttcatgtaaaataatatatatgtaaaaagtacttttgattattattttttaagttatatttattgaataaaattttataatttatatttttatttagaaaaaattaaataataataattaataataactaTTTTATGTATTAGTAATTAGTAATACCGGTAATGTTAGAGTTGGTAATAAAGCAACGCGAACTAAACCAAACTCATCTCGAAGCATAAACCACGTAAAATCAAAGCGTTGACTTTGAAGAGTCAATCACAGTCTTGAACATTTTCATACCACTAATTACAGCTTAATCTTCTTACAATCCTTAGCTTAACCCAATGTATACTAAGATACTCCCACTGTAATAACTTAAACAAACTGAAGCTGGACACAAATCTCAGAtcatctttttgttttttactaacttcacacacacacacacacacagctCTACAGCTTATTACATAACATAAATAAAGCTCAGATTCATCATGTTATGTTCACTTATCAGatcatacaaataaaaatagtttaaataTAGTTTGTAAGAAGGGAAGAGGTAATGGAGAGCTACTTGAACGATAATTTCGGGGAAGTGAAGGCGAAAAACTCGTCAGAAGAAGCGTTACAGAGATGGAGGAAGCTGTGCTGGCTTGTTAAGAATCCTAAACGGAGGTTCCGGTTCACTGCTAATCTGTCCAAGCGGTTCGAAGTTCGGGCTATTCAGCGGTCTAATCAAGTACTAACTATTACTGCAATTTATATGTGAATTATTGATTGTTGGTTGTTGAGTGTTGTGTTTAGTTTGTGGAAATGAATCTGATGATCCTGCTGTTTTATCAGAATGGATTTAGATTTAGGCATTTAGTTGTGGTTACTGTTGTATTAGATTTGTTCCTCGAGTTTGGAAATGATTTTGTGTGTAGTTTTGGTGTATGTCTAGAATGTGGATTGTGCATTTTTAGGTTGATCTGAGATCTGTGTTAGCTATAGATTGGCAATGTGATATTGTTGATTATGAATTAGTCTTTTGCATTGCAGATCCATTAGTTAAATCAATATGAATTTAGTGTGTGAATAGAGACGGATGGACTGACGATAACTATATGTTCTGTTGTTTGTTTGTTATTCAAGGAGAAACTCAGGGTTGCGGTTTTGGTTTCACAAGCTGCACTTCAGTTTATTCAtggtataaatttttatagaaaaagtTATTTGGGAGATGTGAATTTGTTGTATTTGCACCTAGCATTTAGTTTGGTATTTGGATGATTGTTGCAGGCATAGCATATAAAATACCAGAGGATGTGAAAGATGCAGGTTTTGATATCTGTGCGGAGGAGTTGGGATCTATTGTTGAAGGACATAACAAGAAGAAGCTGAAACTTCATGACGGGGTTGATGGTATTGCAAGCAAGCTTGCCACATCAGTTACTGATGGGATCTCTACTTCAGAACAGTTGCTTAACAAGAGGAGAAAAATTTACGGAGTTAATCAATTCACGGAAAGCCCAGCTAAAGGATATTGGATTTATGTCTGGGAAGCACTGCAGGATATGACACTGATGATACTTGCCTTCTGTGCATTAGTTTCTCTGATTGTTGGTATAACGATGGAGGGATGGCCTAAGGGTGCACAGGATGGGCTTGGGATTGTTGCAAGTATCCTGTTGGTAGTATTTGTGACTGCCACTAGTGACTATAAGCAGTCATTACAATTTAAAGATTTAGATaaagagaagaaaaaaattacaGTTCAGGTAACCAGAAACGGGTTCAGGCAAAAGATGTCGATTTATGACCTTTTGCCTGGTGACATTGTTCATCTTGCAATTGGCGATCAGGTCCCAGCAGATGGACTTTTTGTTTCGGGATTTTCACTGTTGATAGACGAGTCAAGTTTAACAGGTGAGAGTGAGCCAATTAATGTATGTCTTGAGAATCCCTTTCTCCTGTCTGGAACCAAAGTACAGGATGGTTCGTGCAAAATGCTTATTACTACAGTTGGAATGAGGACCCAGTGGGGTAAATTGATGGCTACTCTTAGTGAAGGTGGAGATGATGAGACCCCATTACAGGTTAAACTTAATGGAGTTGCAACTATTATCGGGAAAATAGGTCTGTTTTTTGCTGTCATTACTTTTGCTGTATTGGTGCAAGGATTATTTTCCCATAAAATGCAAGAAGGGTCACACTGGAGCTGGTCTGGTGATGATGCTCTGGTGATCCTTGAATACTTTGCTATTGCAGTTACAATTGTTGTGGTTGCGGTTCCTGAGGGGTTGCCTTTGGCTGTGACACTTAGTCTTGCTTTTGCTATGAAAAAAATGATGAATGATAAGGCACTCGTCCGCCATTTGGCAGCTTGTGAGACCATGGGATCTGCCACAAACATTTGTAGTGACAAGACTGGGACACTGACCACCAACCACATGACTGTTGTAAAAGTCTGTATATGTGGGCAAATCAAAGAGGGAGGTGTCTCCATAAAATCTTCGGCATTTAGCGATGGTGTTCCTGATTTTGCCTTAAAGATGCTAATTGAGTCCATTTTTAACAACACTGGGGGCGACATAGTAAAAAATGCAGACAAGAATATTGAGATCCTAGGAACACCCACTGAAACTGCTCTTTTGGAATTTGGCCTCTTGCTTGGTGGTGATTTCCAAGCAGCACGGAAAGCATCAAAGTTGGTGAAAGTTGAGCCATTTAATTCTGAGAAAAAACGGATGGGGGTAGTATTAGAGCTTCCTGGGAGACATTTCCGGGTCCACTGCAAAGGTGCTTCTGAAATTGTACTAGGTGCATGCGACAAGTTTATAAATTCTGAAGGGGAGATTGTTCCTCTGGATAGGAAAACCTTCAATCATCTGTCCACGACAATTGAAAACTTTGCAAATGAAGCTCTCCGAACTCTATGCCTTGTTTATAAGGATTTGGGAAGTGAGTTTCCTGCAGAAAGTTCTATTCCCTTTGATGGGTATACTTGTATAGGAATTGTAGGTATTAAGGATCCAGTTCGTCCTGGTGTCAAGGAGTCTGTTGCGATATGTAGGTCAGCAGGAATTACGGTGAGAATGGTTACAGGCGACAACATAAACACTGCAAAGGCTATTGCAAGAGAATGTGGAATTTTGACTGATGGTATAGCAATTGAAGGACCAGATTTTCGAATGAAGAATGAGGCAGAGTTGCATGAACTTATTCCCAAAATTCAGGTGCTTTTGCATTCTACAAAATCAACTTGTGTGCACTTAGATTCATCCATCTGATTTGTTATTAACCAACTgagaatttttttgataaaattatgaGGCTTAATATTAACCAAAACCTGATGTTTTATCTTCTTCAGGTGATGGCTCGATCTTCACCATTGGATAAGCACACCTTAGTGAGACATTTGCGAACCACATTTCAGGAGGTTGTTGCGGTAACGGGTGATGGTACAAATGATGCACCCGCACTGCATGAAGCAGATATAGGTCTTGCAATGGGAATATCTGGAACTGAGGTGATGATACTATTTGCAAAATACCTGAGTCTGAATTATAGTTTGGTTGCAGATTTCCACAACTAGTATTTATGTCTTGGATATCTTGAATATAATATCTTTCTATAAATATACTGTACAGAGGGAAGAAAATCAAGCATTTTTTATCTGTAAGTTGAAATAGTAAACAGTTCTTGTCAGACAGTTGGCTACTCCAAATTGCAAAATAGTGTTAGTGCAGACAGACTCTGGTTTTTGTTAATCATTTTCCAGCAGTATCCTTATATCCCTTCTCCAGATTTATAATATGCAGTTAGATCTATTTAGATAGGGGACTCCCTCGTTTTTTGCCCAGTACTGAGGATGCAAGGTGACTGGATTGCACCAGTCAAACAAACTTGCATCTTTCATGTTAAATGGTCAGGATTATCAAGACTTATTTACGGTCTTTATCATTCAAATTTTTTACCATCCAGTCCCTTATTAGTTTTactttgttttgtttgattggTTGATGCAGCATGAAGCTTGGTCCTTGTCATTTTTGCTTTATAACCTTCTCCTTCTACATTATAGTTTGATAGACGCTTATTTTAGAGTATGTACTAATGCAAAATTGCAAATGAAAAATTTGCCTGTTTCAGGTTGCCAAAGAGAGTGCTGATGTTattattttagatgataatttCTCCACAATTGTAACCGTAGCCAAATGGGGACGCTCAGTTTacataaatatacaaaaatttgTCCAGTTTCAGCTGACAGTGAATGTGGTTGCTCTGGTGGTCAACTTTTCTTCAGCCTGTTTGACGGGTAAAATACCTTCATACCATTCAGCGTCATATTCACAATT of the Daucus carota subsp. sativus chromosome 4, DH1 v3.0, whole genome shotgun sequence genome contains:
- the LOC108218899 gene encoding calcium-transporting ATPase 1 — its product is MESYLNDNFGEVKAKNSSEEALQRWRKLCWLVKNPKRRFRFTANLSKRFEVRAIQRSNQEKLRVAVLVSQAALQFIHGIAYKIPEDVKDAGFDICAEELGSIVEGHNKKKLKLHDGVDGIASKLATSVTDGISTSEQLLNKRRKIYGVNQFTESPAKGYWIYVWEALQDMTLMILAFCALVSLIVGITMEGWPKGAQDGLGIVASILLVVFVTATSDYKQSLQFKDLDKEKKKITVQVTRNGFRQKMSIYDLLPGDIVHLAIGDQVPADGLFVSGFSLLIDESSLTGESEPINVCLENPFLLSGTKVQDGSCKMLITTVGMRTQWGKLMATLSEGGDDETPLQVKLNGVATIIGKIGLFFAVITFAVLVQGLFSHKMQEGSHWSWSGDDALVILEYFAIAVTIVVVAVPEGLPLAVTLSLAFAMKKMMNDKALVRHLAACETMGSATNICSDKTGTLTTNHMTVVKVCICGQIKEGGVSIKSSAFSDGVPDFALKMLIESIFNNTGGDIVKNADKNIEILGTPTETALLEFGLLLGGDFQAARKASKLVKVEPFNSEKKRMGVVLELPGRHFRVHCKGASEIVLGACDKFINSEGEIVPLDRKTFNHLSTTIENFANEALRTLCLVYKDLGSEFPAESSIPFDGYTCIGIVGIKDPVRPGVKESVAICRSAGITVRMVTGDNINTAKAIARECGILTDGIAIEGPDFRMKNEAELHELIPKIQVMARSSPLDKHTLVRHLRTTFQEVVAVTGDGTNDAPALHEADIGLAMGISGTEVAKESADVIILDDNFSTIVTVAKWGRSVYINIQKFVQFQLTVNVVALVVNFSSACLTGEAPLTAVQLLWVNMIMDTLGALALATEPPNDELMKRAPVGRKGNFISNVMWRNIFGQSLYQFIVIWYLQTAGKVAFHLDGPDSDLILNTLIFNSFVFCQAFNEISSREMEKINVFEGILKNYVFVAVLSCTVIFQIIIVEYLGTYANTCPLSLEQWFASIVFGFLSMPIAAAVKLIPVGSS